A DNA window from Bdellovibrionota bacterium contains the following coding sequences:
- a CDS encoding ABC transporter ATP-binding protein — MSENLVEVKNLSINFKTDDGVVNAVKNISFNIPRGKTVGLVGESGSGKSVTSLSIMRLIPNPPGEISSGSITFDGTDLLKLRESKMREIRGNKISMIFQEPMTSLNPVFTVGDQIAETILLHQNVSKSEAYQKTLDLMHQVGIPDPEKRIKAYPHEMSGGQRQRIMIAMAIACNPVLLIADEPTTALDVTIQKQILELLHDLQKKYKMSMLFITHDLGVIADIADEVVVMYRGDIVEKGTTEQIFRSPKHPYTKGLLACRPSLERNPVRLPTVSDFMSADGKEKTFDVAAHAQQKVIKPIGNDSPILLELTDVKKHFPIKGGIFGGVKSLVKAVDGVSLQVRKGRTLGLVGESGCGKSTLGRTILRLIEPTEGQIKYNGVDIPSLNSTDLRKLRRKMQIIFQDPYASLNPRMTIASAIMEPMTIHSLGKDKNERMDMAAALMDKVGLDKKFLNRYPHEFSGGQRQRICIARALAVQPDFIVCDESVSALDVSIQAQILNLLLDLQKEMNLTYIFISHDLAVVKFIADEVAVMYNGKVVEKADAISIYENPQHDYTKKLLSAIPKGIPKSFSI; from the coding sequence ATGTCAGAGAACTTAGTAGAAGTAAAAAATCTATCCATCAATTTCAAAACCGATGACGGTGTCGTGAATGCCGTAAAGAACATCTCGTTCAATATCCCACGCGGGAAGACAGTTGGACTTGTGGGCGAATCAGGTTCTGGAAAATCGGTGACCTCTCTTTCCATCATGCGCTTGATTCCAAACCCACCAGGAGAAATTTCTAGCGGCTCTATCACTTTCGATGGCACCGATCTTTTAAAACTTCGTGAATCTAAAATGCGCGAGATCCGTGGAAATAAAATTTCTATGATCTTCCAAGAACCAATGACTTCTCTTAACCCTGTATTCACAGTTGGGGACCAGATCGCGGAAACTATTCTTCTTCACCAAAATGTTTCAAAGAGTGAAGCTTACCAAAAAACTTTAGATCTTATGCACCAAGTGGGAATCCCCGATCCTGAAAAAAGAATCAAGGCTTACCCACACGAAATGTCCGGTGGGCAAAGACAAAGAATCATGATTGCAATGGCTATTGCGTGTAATCCTGTTCTCCTTATCGCCGATGAACCTACGACGGCACTCGACGTAACCATTCAAAAACAAATCTTAGAACTTCTTCACGACCTCCAAAAGAAATACAAAATGAGCATGCTCTTCATCACGCATGATCTTGGCGTGATTGCCGATATCGCTGATGAAGTTGTTGTTATGTATCGTGGTGACATCGTAGAAAAAGGAACAACAGAACAGATCTTCAGATCACCAAAACATCCTTACACCAAAGGGTTGCTAGCTTGCCGTCCATCCCTTGAAAGAAATCCTGTCAGACTTCCTACGGTGAGTGACTTTATGTCAGCTGATGGAAAAGAAAAAACTTTCGACGTTGCAGCTCACGCTCAACAAAAAGTGATTAAGCCCATCGGAAACGATAGCCCAATATTACTTGAACTCACAGATGTGAAAAAACATTTCCCAATCAAAGGCGGAATCTTCGGTGGAGTGAAATCTCTAGTGAAAGCTGTCGATGGTGTTTCTCTTCAAGTCAGAAAAGGAAGAACTCTTGGACTCGTTGGAGAATCAGGATGTGGCAAATCAACTCTTGGAAGAACTATCCTAAGATTGATCGAACCGACCGAAGGACAAATCAAATACAATGGCGTGGACATTCCATCACTCAACTCTACAGATCTTAGAAAGCTCAGAAGAAAAATGCAGATCATTTTCCAAGATCCGTATGCTTCTTTAAATCCTCGAATGACCATCGCAAGCGCGATCATGGAACCCATGACGATCCATAGTCTTGGAAAAGACAAAAACGAACGCATGGACATGGCAGCAGCCTTAATGGACAAGGTTGGTCTTGATAAGAAATTCTTAAACAGATACCCGCACGAATTCTCTGGCGGCCAAAGACAAAGAATTTGTATCGCTAGAGCATTAGCGGTTCAACCAGACTTTATAGTTTGCGATGAATCCGTTTCGGCTCTCGACGTTTCGATCCAAGCGCAAATTTTAAACTTACTTTTAGATCTACAAAAAGAAATGAACTTAACTTACATTTTCATTTCTCATGATCTAGCCGTCGTGAAATTCATCGCCGACGAAGTTGCAGTCATGTATAACGGTAAAGTGGTAGAAAAAGCTGATGCGATTTCCATCTACGAAAACCCTCAACACGACTACACAAAGAAATTATTAAGCGCAATTCCTAAGGGAATACCAAAATCATTCTCAATTTAA
- a CDS encoding response regulator yields the protein MSKKINTKSLIDKIEKLTKEKMTQQDVVSLDQFRKVQKKEDPKSILVIDDDETIRAALRRIFEAEGYKTITAADGTQLSDVLDDSPIDLIVLDIGLPWLNGYELAKLLKEHEDLKRIPLIFLSGKTSELDVKRGFEVGADDYIKKPFDVEKMKKAVATLLKLTAKK from the coding sequence ATGTCTAAAAAAATCAATACGAAGTCACTCATCGACAAGATCGAGAAACTAACGAAAGAAAAGATGACTCAACAAGATGTTGTGTCTCTTGATCAATTCCGTAAAGTTCAAAAAAAAGAAGATCCTAAGAGTATTCTTGTCATTGACGATGACGAAACAATTCGCGCAGCACTAAGAAGAATTTTTGAAGCTGAAGGTTACAAAACCATCACAGCAGCGGATGGAACGCAGTTGTCTGACGTTCTTGATGATTCGCCGATTGATTTGATTGTACTCGATATAGGTCTTCCATGGCTGAATGGTTATGAATTAGCAAAGCTTCTAAAAGAACACGAAGACCTAAAACGCATCCCTCTGATTTTCTTGTCGGGCAAAACAAGCGAACTCGATGTAAAAAGAGGATTCGAAGTCGGCGCCGACGACTATATTAAAAAACCCTTCGACGTAGAAAAAATGAAAAAAGCCGTAGCCACTCTCCTAAAGCTCACAGCAAAAAAATAA
- the trxB gene encoding thioredoxin-disulfide reductase, translating into MSDGKVNTEKVIIIGSGPAGYTAAIYSSRANLAPILFEGDQPGGQLMTTTDVENYPGFADGVMGPEMMQVFRKQSERFGTKMVSQMVEKVDFSKRPFKVWSDGKEYQAQTVIISTGATAKLLNIPSEKQFWGKGVSACATCDGAFFKNVEVAIVGGGDTAMEEALFLTRYATKVHVLHRRDSFRASKIMADRVLNHEKIVVHWDSAVEEIGGDRIVRWVKVKNLKNNSISELKVEGLFVAIGHKPNTDIFKGQLDMNETGYLVTKPGTTYTNVDGVFACGDVQDPIYRQAVTAAGTGCMAAIDSERWLEKNHM; encoded by the coding sequence ATGAGTGACGGAAAAGTAAATACGGAAAAAGTAATTATTATTGGTTCGGGTCCTGCTGGTTATACAGCTGCTATCTATTCATCACGAGCAAATCTTGCTCCAATTCTTTTTGAAGGTGATCAACCGGGTGGTCAATTGATGACGACTACGGATGTGGAAAATTATCCGGGTTTTGCGGATGGCGTAATGGGTCCAGAGATGATGCAAGTTTTTAGAAAACAATCTGAAAGATTCGGCACAAAGATGGTTTCGCAAATGGTTGAGAAAGTGGATTTCTCAAAACGTCCATTCAAAGTTTGGTCGGATGGAAAAGAATACCAAGCTCAAACGGTGATCATCTCAACAGGTGCTACAGCAAAACTTTTAAACATTCCTTCTGAAAAACAATTCTGGGGCAAGGGTGTTTCTGCTTGTGCAACTTGTGACGGTGCTTTCTTTAAAAATGTTGAAGTCGCAATCGTTGGCGGTGGTGACACGGCAATGGAAGAAGCACTTTTCCTAACAAGATACGCAACTAAAGTTCACGTACTTCACAGACGTGATTCTTTCAGAGCTTCAAAAATTATGGCGGATAGAGTTCTCAATCACGAAAAGATCGTGGTTCACTGGGATTCTGCAGTTGAAGAAATTGGCGGCGATAGAATCGTACGCTGGGTGAAAGTTAAAAATTTAAAGAACAATTCTATTTCTGAATTAAAAGTGGAAGGTTTATTTGTAGCTATCGGCCACAAACCAAATACAGATATTTTCAAAGGTCAGCTAGATATGAACGAAACAGGATACTTGGTCACTAAACCAGGAACGACGTACACGAATGTAGACGGAGTGTTTGCTTGTGGTGATGTTCAAGATCCAATCTACAGACAAGCAGTCACTGCGGCCGGCACAGGTTGTATGGCCGCAATTGATTCAGAAAGATGGTTAGAAAAAAATCACATGTGA
- a CDS encoding 2Fe-2S iron-sulfur cluster-binding protein yields MPKVRLAKSQKVVEVAEGANLFHALNDFGIPVASSCGGEGVCVKCMVKVIEGKENLSPEGDLETDMKEIHDVAPGHRMSCQTEVHGDITIDTDYW; encoded by the coding sequence ATGCCTAAAGTACGTCTAGCCAAAAGCCAAAAGGTCGTAGAAGTCGCCGAAGGAGCCAACCTCTTTCATGCACTGAACGACTTTGGAATTCCCGTTGCCTCTTCTTGTGGCGGCGAAGGCGTCTGTGTCAAATGCATGGTAAAAGTCATCGAAGGCAAAGAGAATCTTTCACCAGAAGGTGATCTCGAGACCGACATGAAGGAAATCCACGACGTGGCGCCCGGTCATCGCATGAGTTGCCAAACCGAAGTTCACGGCGACATCACTATCGACACAGACTACTGGTAA
- the trmB gene encoding tRNA (guanosine(46)-N7)-methyltransferase TrmB — MRNVFYPASRILNKEYTLNPYLLKLREELKEAYFDYEQAVELKGCWRKNSFGMAESTPLDLEIGTGNGFFFAHHCFQNPNRAVLGLEIKYKPLHQTLKRSQSLGSTNGRGVRMHAAQIDQILSPGEIDNAYIFFPDPWPKKRHHKNRLIQLDFLHTLFEIQKPGSFLEFKTDNPEYFDWTVEKMKKGPYKIERLTYDLHNSEWAQENFQTHFERLWTSKGLKTMLIRGYK, encoded by the coding sequence ATGCGTAATGTTTTCTACCCAGCATCAAGAATTCTGAATAAGGAATACACACTTAATCCCTATTTGCTCAAGCTCCGTGAGGAGCTTAAGGAAGCTTATTTTGATTACGAGCAGGCGGTAGAATTAAAGGGCTGCTGGAGAAAAAATTCTTTTGGTATGGCCGAATCAACTCCTTTGGATTTAGAAATCGGCACGGGGAATGGATTTTTCTTTGCCCACCATTGTTTTCAAAATCCAAATAGAGCGGTGTTGGGTTTAGAAATTAAATACAAACCTTTGCACCAGACTTTAAAGCGTTCGCAATCTTTGGGCTCAACAAATGGCCGCGGTGTGCGCATGCATGCTGCACAAATTGATCAGATTCTTTCACCGGGTGAAATCGATAATGCATATATATTCTTTCCAGATCCTTGGCCAAAAAAACGTCATCACAAAAATAGACTGATTCAGCTCGATTTTTTGCACACACTTTTTGAAATTCAAAAACCAGGATCTTTTTTGGAGTTCAAAACAGACAATCCAGAATATTTTGATTGGACTGTAGAGAAAATGAAAAAAGGCCCATACAAAATCGAAAGACTCACATACGATCTTCACAACTCTGAATGGGCCCAAGAAAATTTCCAAACTCACTTCGAAAGACTCTGGACAAGCAAAGGTTTAAAAACCATGCTTATCCGCGGGTATAAATAA